In the Carassius gibelio isolate Cgi1373 ecotype wild population from Czech Republic chromosome B24, carGib1.2-hapl.c, whole genome shotgun sequence genome, one interval contains:
- the LOC128013334 gene encoding 60S ribosomal protein L21, giving the protein MTNTRGKRRGTRYMFARPFRKHGPIPLSTYMRIYKKGDIVDIKGTGTIQKGMPHKCYHGKTGRIYNVTQHAVGIIVNKQVKGKILAKRINVRIEHVKHSKSRDSFLKRVQENEKQKLEAKKNGTWVDLKRQPAAPRPAHFVSTKNNEPQLLEPIPYEFMA; this is encoded by the exons ATGACGAACACCAGAGGCAAGAGGAGGGGGACCAGGTATATGTTTGCCAGGCCCTTCCGCAAGCATG GCCCAATCCCTCTGTCCACTTACATGCGCATCTACAAGAAGGGTGATATTGTAGACATCAAG GGCACAGGAACCATTCAGAAGGGCATGCCTCATAAATGCTACCATGGCAAAACAGGACGCATTTATAACGTTACACAGCATGCTGTAGGCATCATTGTCAACAAGCAAGTCAA GGGGAAGATCCTGGCTAAGAGAATTAATGTGCGTATCGAGCACGTTAAGCACTCAAAGAGCAGAGACAGCTTCCTGAAGCGTGTTCAGGAGAACGAGAAGCAGAAATTGGAGGCCAAGAAGAATGGCACTTGGGTTGATCTGAAACGCCAG CCTGCTGCTCCACGGCCAGCACACTTTGTCAGTACCAAGAACAACGAGCCTCAGCTCCTGGAGCCCATCCCCTACGAGTTCATGGCATAA
- the gtf3ab gene encoding general transcription factor IIIA, b → MGERLKRPNKHLICSFAECKATFSKLWKFEAHYCRHTGLKPFACGDCEKSFSTRYQLTRHQLSHSGEKPYLCSVSGCSDAFSTPGTLRTHVAHVHHQTESCYVCNYQDCGKEFRKKKQRKLHTCEHTEELPFECDIEGCNDKFASSKALKGHWKRHEGYPCDEQYCNFKGKTWSEYHKHKKTAHRVTLPCDQCKKIFHGAWFLQKHKKSVHSGERREFKCVQEGCEKSYTTNFNLQNHILVFHERKHDFTCTFAGCGKAFAMEVSLERHFVVHDPQKTKPQKPKVKQRKCKTTPSKTKLSDAAQLSKRLQNVSLNKTASNTPLP, encoded by the exons ATGGGTGAAAGACTTAAACGTccgaataaacatttaatttgttcTTTCGCTGAATGTAAAGCGACGTTTTCCAAGTTGTGGAAGTTTGAAGCACATTACTGCAGACACACGGGACTG AAGCCCTTTGCTTGTGGAGACTGCGAGAAGAGCTTTTCCACCCGTTACCAGCTCACCCGACATCAACTGAGCCACAGCGGAGAGAAACCCTACCT TTGCTCAGTCAGCGGGTGTTCAGATGCATTTTCAACGCCTGGCACCTTGAGGACCCATGTTGCTCACGTTCACCACCAAACCGAGAGCTGTTATGTG TGCAACTATCAAGACTGTGGAAAGGAGTTCCGTAAGAAGAAGCAACGGAAACTTCACACCTGTGAGCATACAGAGGAGTTGCCCTTTGA ATGTGACATTGAGGGATGCAATGACAAATTTGCATCCTCTAAAGCTCTAAAAGGACACTGGAAGAGGCATGAAG GTTACCCATGTGACGAGCAGTACTGTAACTTCAAAGGAAAAACTTGGTCCGAGTATCATAAGCACAAAAAGACTGCACACCGAG TAACCCTGCCTTGTGATCAATGCAAGAAGATCTTCCACGGTGCCTGGTTTTTGCAGAAGCACAAAAAGTCGGTTCATTCTGGGGAGCGGCGTGAGTTCAAATGCGTTCAAGAAGGCTGTGAAAAGAGCTACACCACAAACTTCAACCTCCAGAACCATATTCTGGTCTTCCATGAAAGGAAGCATGACTTCACCTGCACTTTTGCAGGCTGTGGTAAAGCCTTTGCTATGGAG GTAAGTCTGGAGAGACACTTTGTGGTCCATGACCCTCAGAAGACAAAACCACAG AAGCCAAAAGTCAAGCAGCGTAAGTGTAAGACGACTCCATCCAAAACGAAGTTGTCGGATGCTGCTCAACTATCGAAGCGTCTGCAAAATGTGTCCTTGAACAAGACCGCTTCAAATACGCCATtgccttaa
- the usp12a gene encoding ubiquitin carboxyl-terminal hydrolase 12A: protein MEILMTVSKFASFCTMGANASALEKEIGSEQFPVNEHYFGLVNFGNTCYCNSVLQALYFCRPFREKILAYRSQPRRKENLLTCLADLFHSIANQKRKVGVIPPKKFITRLRKENELFDNYMQQDAHEFLNYLLNTIADLLQEERKQDKQNGKLANGTLDSQNNNSTPPSSTWVHEIFQGTLTNETRCLTCETISSKDEDFLDLSVDVEQNTSITHCLRGFSNTETLCSEYKYYCEECRSKQEAHKRMRVKKLPMILALHLKRFKYMEQLQRYTKLSYRVVFPLELRLFNTSGDATNPERLYDLVAVVVHCGSGPNRGHYIAIVKSHDFWLLFDDDIVEKIDAQAIEEFYGLTSEISKNSESGYILFYQSRD from the exons ATGGAAATCCTAATGACAGTTTCCAAATTTGCCTCTTTTTGTACCATG GGCGCCAATGCCTCCGCTTTGGAGAAAGAGATCGGCTCGGAACAGTTCCCTGTCAATGAGCATTACTTCGGATTGGTAAAC TTTGGAAACACCTGCTACTGTAACTCTGTGCTCCAGGCTCTGTACTTCTGCCGGCCGTTCCGGGAGAAGATCCTTGCATACAGGAGCCAGCCGCGCCGCAAGGAGAACCTGCTCACCTGCCTGGCTGACCTGTTCCACAGTATAGCCAACCAGAAGAGGAAAGTCGGCGTGATACCCCCGAAGAAATTCATTACGAGATTACGTAAAGAGAATG AACTGTTTGATAACTACATGCAGCAAGATGCACACGAGTTCCTCAACTACCTGCTGAACACTATAGCAGACCTGCTACAAGAAGAGCGCAAGCAAGACAAGCAGAATGGCAAATTGGCCAATGGCACACTCGATTCACAGAACAATAACAGCACCCCACCCTCCTCCACATGGGTTCATGAGATCTTCCAGGGCACGTTGACCAATGAGACGCGATGCCTCACCTGCGAGACG ATAAGCAGTAAAGATGAGGATTTCTTGGATTTGTCAGTGGACGTGGAGCAGAACACTTCAATCACACACTGTCTCAG AGGTTTCAGTAATACAGAGACCTTGTGCAGTGAGTATAAATATTACTGTGAGGAATGCAGAAGTAAACAAGAGGCACACAAACG AATGCGGGTTAAGAAACTTCCCATGATCCTCGCCTTGCACTTGAAGAGATTTAAATACATGGAGCAGCTGCAGCGCTACACTAAGCTAAGCTACCGTGTCGTCTTCCCTCTGGAGCTCCGCCTCTTTAACACTTCTGGCGATGCCACCAATCCCGAGAGGCTTTACGACCTGGTCGCTGTGGTGGTGCATTGTGGCAG TGGTCCAAACCGAGGACACTACATCGCAATTGTAAAGAGTCATGATTTCTGGCTACTATTTGATGATGACATCGTAGAG aaaattGATGCGCAGGCGATTGAGGAGTTCTACGGATTAACCTCGGAAATTTCCAAGAACTCTGAGTCCGGGTACATCCTGTTTTACCAGTCCAGAGACTGA